A window of the Equus asinus isolate D_3611 breed Donkey chromosome 20, EquAss-T2T_v2, whole genome shotgun sequence genome harbors these coding sequences:
- the CDC34 gene encoding ubiquitin-conjugating enzyme E2 R1 isoform X4 produces the protein MWHPNIYETGDVCISILHPPVDDPQSGELPSERWNPTQNVSLRLLLQRRPDSGADVPTPGSLLPQDHPPERHLPPQRAQHLLAGERGRLGDVPQVEGEQGQGPRVHGHHPEAGPGDQGGRGAGRREGAHHAGRVLRADQGTRARRGLGPLLRRLLRGRRGRGRGRQLLWGRGRLGHRGVVTPRPGRINLQILPQRPAVWALSARRRDYLTGGAPARSPRSRLGPRIPRPPPLERGLHCGPGPRGS, from the exons ATGTGGCACCCCAACATCTACGAG ACGGGGGACGTGTGCATCTCCATTCTCCACCCCCCCGTCGACGACCCCCAGAGCGGGGAGCTGCCCTCGGAGCGGTGGAACCCCACCCAGAACGTCAG CCTGCGGCTCCTGCTGCAGCGTCGGCCGGACTCCGGGGCGGACGTGCCCACACCTGGCTCCCTGCTCCCCCAGGACCATCCTCCTGAGCGTCATCTCCCTCCTCAACGAGCCCAACACCTTCTCGCCGGCGAACGTGGACGCCTCGGTGATGTACCGCAAGTGGAAGGAGAGCAAGGGCAGGGACCGCGAGTACACGGACATCATCCG GAAGCAGGTCCTGGGGACCAAGGTGGACGCGGAGCGGGACGGCGTGAAGGTGCCCACCACGCTGGCCGAGTACTGCGTGCAGACCAAGGCACCCGCGCCCGACGAGGGCTCGGACCTCTTCTACGACGACTACTACGAGGacgccgaggccgaggccgaggccgacaGCTGCTTTGGGGACGAGGACGACTCGGGCACCGAGGAGTCGTGACGCCGCGTCCCGGCCGAATAAACTTGCAGATTTTACCTCAGCGGCCGGCTGTGTGGGCTCTGAGCGCCCGACGCCGAGACTACCTCACGGGCGGCGCGCCGGCCCGGTCCCCCCGCTCCCGCCTCGGTCCGCGCATCCCGCGTCCGCCTCCGCTGGAGAGGGGCCTGCATTGTGGCCCGGGGCCCCGCGGGAGCTAG